TGCCCGTCTCTGGGTCACGGCGCTGGCCGGGTTGGTCGATGTCGGCTACGTCAAGGCCACCGGGAACAGCGTCCGAATCAACCTGCCGAAGTCGGCTGCCTTCCCTGAGATGGAGTTCGAGTGGAAGGTTCCCCAGTGGTCGAACACGATCGAGCGGGACCGCGCGCGGGCCTACTTCGTGGCCTATGCCGCTGCGATCGCCTTCTACTTCCTGGAACAGGCGATGGACCATGTCCGCCGAGGCGACCTGCGGGTCTTCCAGGAGTTCGAGGTGCCGGACGAGGCGATTGGCTGCGGCTTCCACGAGGCGGTGCGCGGGGTGCTGTCGCACCACCTGGTGATCCGGGACGGCAAGATCGCGAACTACCATCCGTACCCGCCAACGCCCTGGAACGCCAGCCCGCGGGACTCCTACGGCACGCCCGGCCCCTACGAGGACGCGGTGCAGGGGCTCCGGATCTTCGAGGAGAACGGGCCGGAGAACTTCAAGGGGATCGACATCATGCGTACGGTGCGCAGCTTCGATCCCTGCCTTCCCTGCGGGGTGCACATGTATCTGGGCAACGGCAAGCTGATCGAGCAGCGACACTCACCGTTCCTCGGTGCCGGTCGCTAGCGGGCCGATGCCCGCTGTGGGAGGGAAGGCGACATGGTAGGTCGCACCGGCACCCGCCCAGACGACCGCGCGGCCCGGCTGGATGCGATGCTGGCCAGGATCGAGTCGTTCCCGGAGCCGGAGCTGCGCGACCAGGCGCTGGGCGCCATCCAGGAGCTGCTCGCCTTCTACGGTGATGGGCTGGGCCGCGCACTGGCGATCCTCGTCGCCCGCGATCCCACGCTCCCCGCTGCGCTGGCCGAGGATGAGCTGGTCGCGCACATCCTGCTGCTGCACGGGCTCCACCCGGTCCCGGTTGAGGAGCGGGTGGGGCAGGCGCTGGACCGGGTCCGGCCCTACCTCCACTCCCACGGCGGCGACGTGGATCTGCTTGAGATCGTGGATGGTGTGGCGCGTGTTCGGCTGCGGGGCACCTGCCGCGGCTGTCCGGCCTCGGCGGTGACGCTCCGGCTCGCCATCGAGCGCGCGGTCCACGAGCTGGCGCCGGACCTGGACGGGATCGAAGCCGTCACCGATGATGCGCCCGTACCCCGCGAGCCGGGGATCCTGGCGAACGGGGCCGCCGGAGCCGCGGCCGGGGACTGGACAACCGTCGGACGGCTCGAGCTGCCCCGGGGCGAGGCGCGGCTCTGCCGGGTGGAGGGCGTCAGCCTGCTGGTCCTCGACCTCGACGGCACCCTCTACGCCTATCGCGACGGTTGCCCCCGCTGTGGCACGTCGCTGGCCGGGAACCGGCTCGCGGGGCAGGTGCTCGTCTGCCCCGGCTGCGGGAGCCGCTACGACGCGCGCCTGGCGGGGCGTTGCCTGGACGCACCCGAGCACTACCTGGAGCCGGTCCCGCTGCTGGTCGACGCCGGGATCGTCCGGGTGGCTCTGCCCACCGTGACACCGGAGGCGGCGTCATGAGCGACCGTGGGACGCCGATCACCCGCGGCAACCTCGCCGCGCTGCGCCGTTACGCCCGGCCGGAGCCACTGGAGCGCTGCGACCTCTGCGCGGAGCCGATCCCGGCCGAGCACCGCCACCTCCTGGATGTCACCGCGCGGCAGTTCCTCTGCGTCTGCTATGCCTGCTCCCTGCTGTTCGACCGCGAGGCAGCCAGTGACGGCAAGTACCGTCTCGTCTCGGACCGGCACCTCGACCTGGGCGGGCTACCGATCGACGACGCGGCATGGGCACGACTCGGTGTCCCGGTCGGCATGGCGTTCTTCGCCTACAGCTCGCCCGCGGGCCGGATGCTCGCCTATTACCCGAGCCCGATGGGCGCGACCGAGTCGGAAATGGATCAGGCGGAGTGGGAGGCGTTGGTGGCGCAGCAGCCGATCCTGCGGACGCTGCAGCCGGATGTCGAGGCGCTGCTGGTCAACCGCGCACGGGGCGCTCGGGACGCCTTCATTGTCCCGCTGGACCAGTGCTTCGCGCTGGTAGGGGTGGTGCGCCAGCACTGGCGCGGCCTGAGCGGTGGAAGCCAGGTGTGGCGCGAGATCGACGCGTTCTTCGTCGCGCTGCGTTCCCGCAGCAAGCCGGCACCGCCGGCGGACTGACGGGCCGGCGCCCCGAGGGAGGAACCGCGATGTTTAAAGAGCGGACCATCGCCAACATCCGGGTCGGGAAGCCGAAAGTGCGGCCCGACCTGCCATCGCACGTCCCCGGTGTGCGACAGGGGAACGAGCCGGGGAGCTACGACAGGACTCCGGGTCTGCTGGAGGGTGGGAAAGTCACCGCGCGCCGGTCGACCGGGATCAACTCGCACGCGCGCAACCCGATCGACCAGCGCAGCCCGAACCTGCCACCGCCGTAATGCGGCGGCGGCACGACGCATGTCACGCGGGGGGCCTGATGGACGATGTGCAGCGCCTGGCCGAGACACTGCTCTATGAGGGCTACATCCTGTGGCCCTACCGACGCTCGACCACCAAGAACCAGCAGCGCTGGACGATCGGGGGCGTCTACCCCCGCGCCTACAGCGATGCCGGCGGGGGCACCGACCGCTGGTGGGTGAAGGCGGAGTGCCTCGTCCGTGGGGCGAAGCCGCGGGTCACGGTCACCATCCGCTTCCTCCAGGTCGTCGCGCGGCAGGTTGGTCGTCTGGAAGCCGACGGGGGGCTGACCTACGTCGACGAATTGCAGGTGGGGGACGCGCGCTTCGTCGCCTGGGAAGAGGCGCGGGAGCACGCGGTCCGCATCGAGCCGCGCGACCTGGCTACGCTCGCAGCGCCGCATCGTGTGCCGGTGCACATCCCGGCCGGGTCGGATCGGGAGCCGCTGCTGGCCGCGGATGGCACCGAGGTCGGAGCGCTGGTGCGCCGCTGGGAAGCGCTCGACGGGCTCGTAGATGTGGCGGCCGCTCCGGTACAGCCCGAGGTCTTCCGACTGACCGTGCGGTTCGAGAACACGTCGGCCTGGGAGGGCACCGAGCGGACCGGCGCGCTGGCGCGTACCTTCGTCGCGGCTCATGCCATTCTGGAAGCCGACGGCGGCGAATTCGTCTCGCTCCTCGATCCGCCGGGCGAGTTGGCAGCCGCGAGCGCGGCCTGCGAGAACGCAGGCGTCTGGCCGGTTCTGGCCGGCGAGCCGGGAACGGCCCGGACCATGCTCGCCTCGCCGATCATCCTCTACGACTATCCCCGGCTGGCGCCGGAGAGCCCCGGCGACCTGTTCGACGGGACGGAGATCGACCAGCTCCTCATCCTCAGCATCCTCGGCCTCACCGATGAGGAGAAGGAGGAGATGCGCGCGGCCGACCCACGGGCGCGGGAGATCCTGGAGCGGACCGAGCGGCTGACGGCCAGTGATTTCGCGCGGCTGCACGGGGCGATCCGCGAGTTCCAGATGCTGCGACCGGAGCCGGACGTCAGCCCGGCATTCGCTGCGCTCGAGGCGCCCGCGCCGGAGAGCGTTCGGATCGGGGGTGTGGAGGTCCGGCCGGGAAGCCGGGTGCGGCTGCGACCGCGGTCGGGCGGGGACGTCTTCGATCTCGCGCTGGCCGGCAGAATCGCCATCGTGGAGAGCATCGAGCAGGACCACGAGGAACGCATCCACCTGGCGGTGACGATCGAGGACGACCCGGGGCGCCACCTGGCTGAGGCGGGCGTGCTCGGGCACCGGTTCTACTTCGGGCTCGACGAGGTGGAGCCGCTCGGGCCGGAGGAGGGGCCGCCATGACGCCCCGCATCCTCGTCGCCGGGATCGGCAACATCTTCCTGGGCGACGACGCCTTCGGCGTCGTGGTGGCCCGGCGGCTGGCGGAGCACCCGCTGCCGCCGGGGGTCGAGGTGCGCGACTTCGGGATTCGCGGACTCGACCTGGCTTATGCGCTGTCCGACGGCTGCGATGCCGCCATCCTGGTCGACGCGATGCCGCGCGGGGGCGTGCCCGGCACGCTGTACCTGATCGAGCCAGACGCACCTGAAGCAATTGACGCTGCCGGGCCGGCGCTGGCGGCGCACAGCGTCGATCCAATGGCCGTGTTTGCCCTGGCGCAGACGCTCGGCGGATGCCCGGAACGGCTGTTCGTGGTGGGCTGCGAGCCGGGCGCGGTCGCGCCGGTGCCGGATGATCCCGACGGGCTGAGCCCGCCGGTGCGGGCTGCGGTCGACGAGGCAGTGAACATGATCGAGTCCCTACTCGTGCGTCTGCACGACGGCCGGCCAGCGGTCGCGCCGCAGGGCCCGGCGTAGCGAGTACCGGAGAGGAGCGTAATGATGGAGGTCCTCCGCGCGCTGCGTAACGCCCTCCTCGTGATCATCTGCCTGACGCTGATCGGGATGCTCATCGCGCTGGTGGCGTCGCAGGCGGACGTGCGCCGCTACCTGCGCGTGCGGCAGATGTAGCAGGCGGTGCGATGCACGAGCTAGCCCTGAGTGCCTACCTGCTGGAGTCGGTTGAGGAGCGCGCCCGCGAGGCGGGCGCGCGGCGCGTCGTTGCGATCAACCTCGTTGTGGGGGATCGCTCGTGCGTCGAGGAAGAGGCGTTGCGCTTCTGCTTCGAGCTGCTGAGTCCGGGGACGCTGGCCGAGAGGGCGCAGCTGGCGCTGCGGTGGGTGCCGATGCGCTTCTGGTGCAACACCTGCGCCGCCGAGTACACGCCGGACCTTGCGGGCTTCCACTGCCCCCGCTGCGGGACCGTCGGTGGGGTGTTGGACGACGGCACGGATGTGCTCATCGAGAGCCTGGAGATCGAAACATGACGGTGCAGCGGGTCAAAGTGGTGCAAAGTCTCTTCCACGCCAACGACCAGGCGGCCGAGGCGATCCGCACGCGCTGCGATGAAGCGGGGGTGGTCGCGGTCAACCTGCTGGCCGGGCCGGGGGCAGGGAAGACCAGCCTCATCACGCGCACGATCGCGGCGCTGGCCGGGGTGGCGCGTGTCGGCGTCGTCGAGGGGGACATCGCCGGGAGTGTGGACACGGAGCGTGTCCTGGCGGCGGGGGCGGTCGACGCGGTCCAGGTCAACACCGGTGGCGGGTGCCACCTGGAGGCCGGCATGCTGGCGCGTGCCCTGGACGACCTGGACCTGGGAGCGATCGACCTGCTCATGGTCGAAAACGTGGGAAACCTGATCTGTCCCACGCACTGGGACCTCGGTGAGCACGCGCGGGTGTGCCTTGTCAGCGCGGCCGAGGGGGACGACAAACCGGTGAAGTACCCGGATGTCTTCGCGCGGAGCGACGCCATCGTGCTCAACAAGATCGACCTGATCGATCTGGTCGACTTCGACCGAACGCGCTTCTACGAGGCGGTCCGCGCGCTCAACCCCGATGCGCCGGTCTTCGAGGTCTCGTGCCGCACCGGTGCCGGGCTCGAGGCTTGGGTCGACTGGCTCCGGGCGCGCCTGGCGGCGCGGGTCGCGGGTGGAGAGGTTGGCTGAGATGTGCATCCCGCTGGTGGCGCGCGTCCGCAGCGTGAGCGACGGCGTGGCCGAGGTCGAGCTGATCGAGGGAGAGGTCGTCCAGGTCAGCACCGCGCTCTTTCCTGACGTAGCGGTTGATGAACACGTCCTGCTCGACCGCGGCCTGATCATCGAGGTGGTGACCCCGGAAGAGGCCGAGCGGCTGCTGTCCTTCTTCGCCGACCTCGCGTCGCTCTGGGAAGAGGAGGACGCCCGTGCGTGACGCGACCACGCGGTTGGAGACGGTATCCGGCGGGCCGGTGCGG
This genomic window from Sphaerobacter thermophilus DSM 20745 contains:
- a CDS encoding NifU family protein gives rise to the protein MVGRTGTRPDDRAARLDAMLARIESFPEPELRDQALGAIQELLAFYGDGLGRALAILVARDPTLPAALAEDELVAHILLLHGLHPVPVEERVGQALDRVRPYLHSHGGDVDLLEIVDGVARVRLRGTCRGCPASAVTLRLAIERAVHELAPDLDGIEAVTDDAPVPREPGILANGAAGAAAGDWTTVGRLELPRGEARLCRVEGVSLLVLDLDGTLYAYRDGCPRCGTSLAGNRLAGQVLVCPGCGSRYDARLAGRCLDAPEHYLEPVPLLVDAGIVRVALPTVTPEAAS
- a CDS encoding DUF5947 family protein; translation: MSDRGTPITRGNLAALRRYARPEPLERCDLCAEPIPAEHRHLLDVTARQFLCVCYACSLLFDREAASDGKYRLVSDRHLDLGGLPIDDAAWARLGVPVGMAFFAYSSPAGRMLAYYPSPMGATESEMDQAEWEALVAQQPILRTLQPDVEALLVNRARGARDAFIVPLDQCFALVGVVRQHWRGLSGGSQVWREIDAFFVALRSRSKPAPPAD
- a CDS encoding hydrogenase maturation protease, which encodes MTPRILVAGIGNIFLGDDAFGVVVARRLAEHPLPPGVEVRDFGIRGLDLAYALSDGCDAAILVDAMPRGGVPGTLYLIEPDAPEAIDAAGPALAAHSVDPMAVFALAQTLGGCPERLFVVGCEPGAVAPVPDDPDGLSPPVRAAVDEAVNMIESLLVRLHDGRPAVAPQGPA
- a CDS encoding DUF6893 family small protein — encoded protein: MEVLRALRNALLVIICLTLIGMLIALVASQADVRRYLRVRQM
- the hypA gene encoding hydrogenase maturation nickel metallochaperone HypA → MHELALSAYLLESVEERAREAGARRVVAINLVVGDRSCVEEEALRFCFELLSPGTLAERAQLALRWVPMRFWCNTCAAEYTPDLAGFHCPRCGTVGGVLDDGTDVLIESLEIET
- the hypB gene encoding hydrogenase nickel incorporation protein HypB is translated as MTVQRVKVVQSLFHANDQAAEAIRTRCDEAGVVAVNLLAGPGAGKTSLITRTIAALAGVARVGVVEGDIAGSVDTERVLAAGAVDAVQVNTGGGCHLEAGMLARALDDLDLGAIDLLMVENVGNLICPTHWDLGEHARVCLVSAAEGDDKPVKYPDVFARSDAIVLNKIDLIDLVDFDRTRFYEAVRALNPDAPVFEVSCRTGAGLEAWVDWLRARLAARVAGGEVG
- a CDS encoding HypC/HybG/HupF family hydrogenase formation chaperone, with the translated sequence MCIPLVARVRSVSDGVAEVELIEGEVVQVSTALFPDVAVDEHVLLDRGLIIEVVTPEEAERLLSFFADLASLWEEEDARA